The Triticum aestivum cultivar Chinese Spring chromosome 7B, IWGSC CS RefSeq v2.1, whole genome shotgun sequence genome window below encodes:
- the LOC123163122 gene encoding uncharacterized protein isoform X1: MPAANHEGHSLAGPAPPPAPVVHKRKPGRPQEKSPPPAATREELESRESWEGPLKVLALPAPGARRAYVVSDDKMVSRARAPTRRASAVSDDKMMDRNEITPVVRRHKPGRPQEKSPPPAATREELESRESREGPLKVLALPAPGAPRTHAVSGDKMMRRARAPTRHANTVSDDKMVSRARAPTLHANHVSDDKMMDKNEMAPVQGVPRMRGSIASSSAVGGVESEGLGSLEAGEMAPRGVQVSMINNHNFDLNELPTEHE, from the exons atgcccgcaGCCAACCACGAGGGGCACAGCCTAGCGGGCCCCGCCCCGCCCCCTGCGCCGGTGGTTCACAAGCGCAAGCCCGGGAGACCCCAGGAGAAAAGCCCGCCCCCAGCGGCCACCAGAGAGGAGCTGGAATCCAGGGAGTCCTGGGAAGGACCCTTGAAGGTGCTTGCGCTCCCGGCGCCAGGGGCCCGGCGTGCTTATGTTGTCTCAGATGACAAGATGGTGAGCCGCGCTCGCGCCCCCACACGGCGTGCAAGCGCGGTATCCGACGACAAGATG ATGGACAGGAACGAGATAACGCCGGTGGTTCGCAGGCACAAGCCCGGGAGACCCCAGGAGAAAAGCCCGCCCCCAGCGGCCACCAGAGAGGAGCTGGAATCCCGGGAGTCCCGGGAaggccccttgaaggtgcttgcaCTCCCGGCGCCAGGGGCCCCGCGTACTCACGCTGTCTCCGGCGACAAGATGATGAGACGCGCTCGCGCCCCCACCCGGCATGCAAACACTGTCTCCGACGACAAGATGGTGAGCCGCGCTCGCGCCCCCACCCTGCATGCAAACCATGTCTCCGATGACAAGATG ATGGACAAGAACGAGATGGCGCCGGTCCAGGGGGTGCCGCGCATGCGAGGGAGCATCGCGTCGTCAAGTGCGGTTG GTGGGGTCGAGAGTGAAGGACTGGGGAGCTTGGAAGCAGGGGAAATGGCACCTCGAGGGGTTCAGGTCTCCATGATCAATAACCACAATTTTGATCTGAATGAGCTGCCGACTGAGCATGAGTAG
- the LOC123163122 gene encoding uncharacterized protein isoform X2, which yields MPAANHEGHSLAGPAPPPAPVVHKRKPGRPQEKSPPPAATREELESRESWEGPLKVLALPAPGARRAYVVSDDKMVSRARAPTRRASAVSDDKMMDRNEITPVVRRHKPGRPQEKSPPPAATREELESRESREGPLKVLALPAPGAPRTHAVSGDKMMRRARAPTRHANTVSDDKMVSRARAPTLHANHVSDDKMMDKNEMAPVQGVPRMRGSIASSSAVVGRGMDALLT from the exons atgcccgcaGCCAACCACGAGGGGCACAGCCTAGCGGGCCCCGCCCCGCCCCCTGCGCCGGTGGTTCACAAGCGCAAGCCCGGGAGACCCCAGGAGAAAAGCCCGCCCCCAGCGGCCACCAGAGAGGAGCTGGAATCCAGGGAGTCCTGGGAAGGACCCTTGAAGGTGCTTGCGCTCCCGGCGCCAGGGGCCCGGCGTGCTTATGTTGTCTCAGATGACAAGATGGTGAGCCGCGCTCGCGCCCCCACACGGCGTGCAAGCGCGGTATCCGACGACAAGATG ATGGACAGGAACGAGATAACGCCGGTGGTTCGCAGGCACAAGCCCGGGAGACCCCAGGAGAAAAGCCCGCCCCCAGCGGCCACCAGAGAGGAGCTGGAATCCCGGGAGTCCCGGGAaggccccttgaaggtgcttgcaCTCCCGGCGCCAGGGGCCCCGCGTACTCACGCTGTCTCCGGCGACAAGATGATGAGACGCGCTCGCGCCCCCACCCGGCATGCAAACACTGTCTCCGACGACAAGATGGTGAGCCGCGCTCGCGCCCCCACCCTGCATGCAAACCATGTCTCCGATGACAAGATG ATGGACAAGAACGAGATGGCGCCGGTCCAGGGGGTGCCGCGCATGCGAGGGAGCATCGCGTCGTCAAGTGCGGTTG TCGGCCGAGGGATGGACGCCTTACTCACCTGA